The Rubrobacter calidifluminis region AGGCTCTCTATGCGGCTTATGACGTTCCTTCTCACAGCCTCGGCAAGCTGCGGTATCGGCTTGCCATACTCGGTGGTCATCTTCAGATCCACCGCCGTCTCCTCCTGGCCCACCTCAACGGAAACCCCCCGCGTCTGACCGCTGACTCCAGGGACGTTGCCGATGAGGTTGCCAACGGCTCCTGCAGCACCACCACTGCCCATCCTCACGCCGTCTATCTCCTGGGCGGCGATGCCGGCTATCCTGGCTACCACGTTGTCCTCTATCCTGGTCGAG contains the following coding sequences:
- a CDS encoding Asp23/Gls24 family envelope stress response protein, with the translated sequence MTEQRERNRQSQQQSGGLQSGRGSTRIEDNVVARIAGIAAQEIDGVRMGSGGAAGAVGNLIGNVPGVSGQTRGVSVEVGQEETAVDLKMTTEYGKPIPQLAEAVRRNVISRIESLVGLKVKEVNIEVDDIYFPGEDEGEEDRRQIEQGRGGRVQ